CCGTTGGTGGGTTCATGGGCTTGCCGCCGGTCTTCAGCGAAAACCACATGCTGGCCAACTTCCTGTCGCCTATCTATGAACTGGCCAGAAGAGCCGTGCCGAGCGCGTTCCAGGTAGAGCACCTCTCGCATGAAATGGAGTACATCTTGATGGGTGTTTCGGTGGCGGTGGCGTTGGTGGCCATTATCCTGGCGTACATCATCTACGGAAAGAAAAAATCTGTTCCCGCTGAAGAAGGCACTACCTCTGGGCTGCACAAGCTGGTGTACAACAAATACTACGTGGATGAACTGTATGACACCATCATCGTGAAACCGATTATGGGTTTGTCAACGGGCTTGTACCGCTTCGTGGAAAAAGGCATTATTGACCCGATTGTAAACGGTCTGGGCAAAGGCGTGCTGGGCGGCGGACGGTCGTTGCGTCTTGTGCAGAGCGGAGCCATTGGCTCTTATATCCTGATTATGGTGCTGGGCATCGCGTTAATCTTATTGCTGAACTTTATTATACTATAGGCCAAACATGTTAACCGCATTTTTAATCTTATGGCCTGCCCTGGCGGCGTTGCTGGTACTGTTGGTAAAAGGACAGGGTGCCAAGAAAGTCGCATTTGCGGCGGCGTTGGTGGAACTGGTGGCCGGCATCTGGGCCTGGGTGAATTTTGACCCCAACCAAACCAGTCCGCAGTTTCTGTTGCATCTGCCGTGGGTAGAATCGGCGGGCATTGCCTTCAAAGTGGGCATGGACGGCATCAGTCTGTTGATGGTTCTTTTGACCGTGTTCCTGATGCCCTTGATTATCCTGGCATCGTTCAAGAATGACTACGAGAAACCGTCTTCATTCTTCGCCCTGATTCTGTTCATGCAGACCGGTTTGATTGGCGTATTCACGTCTTTAGACGCGTTCCTGTTCTATTTCTTCTGGGAAGTGGCCTTGATTCCGATTTATTTCATCGCCGCGCTGTGGGGCGGGGCCAACAGAATCAAAGTCACGTTCAAGTTCTTTATCTATACGGTTTTCGGGTCTTTGTTCATGCTGGCGGCGTTTGTGTATCTGTATTTCCAGACGCCGGGCACGCACAGTTCAGAGGAAGTGGCCTTCTACCAGCTGGTGCTGGATTCTGGCACGCAGAGCTGGCTGTTCTGGTTTCTGTTCATTGCCTTCGCTATTAAAATGCCGGTGTTCCCGTTCCATACCTGGCAACCTGATACGTATGCCGAGGCTCCGGCCGCTGGTACCATGCTCTTGTCTGGTATCATGCTGAAGATGGGTGTGTACGGCGTGCTGCGCTGGTTACTGCCGGTGGTGCCGCTGGGCGTGAGCCAATGGGCCGATGTGGCCTTGGTGCTGTCCATTATCGGTATTATCTACGGCGCTATCATCGCCATTCGGCAGCAGGACATGAAGCGGTTGGTGGCGTTTTCGTCCATCTCGCACGTAGGTTTGATTGCCGCCGGTTTGTTTACCTTGAACGAGCAGGGTTTGCAAGGTGTCATGATTCAGATGTTGAGCCACGGCGTGAACGTGGTGGGCTTGTTCTTCATCATAGACATTATTCAGCGACGCACCGGCACCCGTGAGATTGCCGCCTTGGGTGGAATCACGCAAAACGCACCGTTCTTAACGGTTTGCTTTATGGTGCTGCTCTTGGGCGCCGTGGCCTTGCCGCTGACCAACGGGTTTGTGGGTGAGTTCCTGCTCTTGATGGGCGTGTTCCGGTACGAGGCCTGGATGGGCGCGGTGGCCGGTATCACCATCATTTTAGGAGCCGTCTATATGCTGCGCATGTTCCAGCGCGTGATGTTCGGGGAGAAAAACGAAATCACCCAGGGCTTTACTGACTTGACCTTCACCGAGAAAGCCGTGCTGGTACCGTTGGTGGTGATGGTGTTCTGGATTGGATTGGCCCCCAACACGTTCCTGAAGCTTTCTGAGCCCGCGGTTCTGAACCTGCTGGAGGTAATCAAGCGCTAAGATTTTAAGATACACAGGAGAAATCACCTGCACATGACATCTATAATACTACTTTCTATTTTCGGGATAGTGAACCTCTTTCTGGGGTTCATGAAATCTAAAAAAGCGTTGCTGCCCATTGTGCTGGTGTTCCTGCTGGTGGTGCTGGGCGCGACGGTGTATGACTGGGGCCTGAACCAATCGTTCTTCCAGAACATGCTCACCGTTGACAATTTCACCGTGGGCTTTACGGCGGTCATGGTTCTGTCTACCATTTTCATTCTGCCCTTCTCGCGCCGCTACGTGGTGAACGAAGAGCCCAACCTGGCCGAATATTACACCTTGATGATGTTTTCTCTGGTGGGTGGCATTATGATGGTGGGCTATGAAAACCTGCTGATGCTGTTCCTGGGCATTGAAATCATGTCGATTCCCATGTACGTGCTGGCCGGTTCTGACAAGCGCAACATTCTGTCTAACGAGGCGGCCATGAAGTACTTTTTGATGGGCTCGTTCTTCACCGGCATCATTCTGTTTGGCATGGCCCTGATTTACGGCGCCACCGGGCACTTTGATTTGGTAGACATCGCCAACGTGGCCAACACCCTAGACCCGAACATGGTACCATTGCTTTTGATGGGCATTCTCCTGATTCTGATTGGCATTACTTTTAAGATTGGTGCCGCGCCGTTCCATTTCTGGACTCCAGACGTGTACGAGGGCACACCTACGCTGTTTACCGGCTACATGTCTACGGTAGTGAAAACGGCTGGTATTGCCGCTTTCTACAAACTGATGAACGTGGCGTTTCCGGCCGTGTATGACGAGTGGTTCCCGACCGTGGTGGCCATTACCGTGCTCACCTTGCTGGTGGGCAACATTGGTGCGGTGGCCCAGACCAGCATGAAACGGATGCTGGCTTACTCCAGTATCTCGCACGCCGGTTACCTGCTAATGGCCTTGGCTGCCTTCAATGACCGCTCTGAAAATGCCATTCTGTTCTATTCCCTGGCCTACTCGGTAGCCACCATCGCCGCCTTCGGGGTGTTGAAATACGTAGCCGATGAACGTGGGTCTGATGATTATTCGGCATTCAACGGCTTGGGCAAGACCAACCCGCTACTGGCGTTTGTGATGACCGTTTCCATGCTGTCTCTGGCGGGGATTCCGTTGACTGGCGGTTTCTTCGGGAAGCTGTTCCTGTTCTCCGCCGCCTTGGAGAAAGACATGCTCTGGCTGATTGTGGTGGCTATCTTGATGTCTGCTGTTGGTATTTACTACTACTTCCGGGTTATCATCGCCATGTACATGAAAGAGCCGGCCGGCGAGCGCGTGGCAGTAGATTCTTTTGCGACATTCACCTTGATTGCGTTGGTGTTCTTGACCGTGATTATGGGCGTAGTGCCTGGCTTGTTCAGTAACTTGCTGTAAGATTTTACTTTTTTGATAAACCAGAAGAGGCGCCCATGGGTGCCTCTTCTGGTTTATAGCGTTTTCGGCCTCGTTTTGGAAAATGGAGCCAAAAACGGAAAATAGGGGAAGTTACTCCTGAGTTTCATTGTATAACAACCATAACTCTTCCATGGGCACTGGTTTTCTGCTGACTTTGTTGATGTCTTTTCCACCAGAGGTCCAGAGATATGGAAAACAATGAATTCCTTTGTCTCCTGCTAAATCTTTGATTTCGTTTTGCCAGCCGTTCCAGCGCATGCCTTCATAAAAGGATTCAAGATTGCCGGAGAAACAGAATTGAAGAAACTCTGAATAGCCTAACTCAGTGTATTCCCATTCTAAGCGGTCTGGTGAGAAGTAGAAGACTTTGCCAATGCCTTCTTTTCCTAGTCCGCCCGCATTGACGGCAAAGAACCCGCCTAATACATCATCGGCTATCAAAAGAAACGTGGGCTGCTGGCCCTCTTGCAAAAATGATTTCCCTTTGTTCCAGGCCATCAGGCTACGGGGCATACGGTCTGACCCAGAACCTAAAATCCGAAGCCAGCCATGGTCTACCAATATGCCGCCGGTTTCATAGACAATGGCTCCCATAGCAGAGCGCGTGGTTACCTGGGCTTGCAGTAAAGCTGCTTCGGCATTGGCTTGGGTTTTAGGGAGGATTTCGACTTTATTTTTGGCCACCTTCATCCAGTCTTTCACTAGCTCCCAACCGGGTTCCTGCGTATTAACCAATTCTGCCAAGGTGCGTTTTTTAATGGCTTGGCCTTGAGCATAGAAAGCGAACATAAAAAGGAGGAGCGGGAGAAAGTATTTCATGGCGTAAGATACAGAATTTCCGTTTTCGGCTTCATTTCCCGAAACGAGGTCAAAAACGGAAACTACAGGCTCATCAGGTCTTTGAACACCTGGGTTTGTCTTCGGCTTACTTCCACCTCCTCGCCGCCTTTGAGGAGGAGCTTGATGCTGCCGCTGAACCAGGGGTTGATTTGCTCAATGTAGTGCACGTTGATAATCTGCTGGCGGTTGGCCCTGAAAAAGACTTTCGGGTCAAGGCGGTTCTCCAGGTAGTTCAGGGATTTTAAGATGCAGGGCCGTTCTTGGTCGAAGTACAGGAATGCGTAGTTGCCATTGGATTCAATCAGGCGCACTTGTTTGAGGGCCACAAACCAGCAGCGCTCGCCGTCTTTCACAAACACGCGGTCTTCCTCGCGCAACTGGGCGGGAGGCGCAGCGGTGGGCTTGGCGGTTTCCTGCTTGGCCAGGGCTTTCTCCACAGCCTGTCTCAACCGACTTTCCTCAATAGGCTTCATCAAGTAATCCAGCGCGTTCCGTTCGAAGGCCTGCAGCGCATACTGGTCATAGGCGGTGGTGAAGATGACCTGCGGCGTGTATTCCAGGGCTTCCAGCAGCTCAAACCCGTTTTTCTGGGGCAGGTGGATGTCCAGGAACAGCAGGTCGGGGCGCTGGGCTTCAATCAGGGCAATGCCTTCTTCGGCATTTTCGGCCTCGCCCACCAGTTCCAGCTCCGGGAATTTGGTCAACAGGTGCTTCAGTTCCAGGCGGGCCAGGCGCGAATCTTCAACGATGCAGATTTTCATATTCTTTGTAAGGAAGCGTGAGCGTGGCGGTCACGCCGTTTTCTGAAGTTTGGGTAAGCATGAACGAGCCGGGTTTTTCCATGGAATGCGCCACACGCTCCAGCAGCCGCTCCAGCCCAATGCCTGCCGGGGCGGAAGAGGGTTTCAAGGTGCCCGTGTTCTCCACCTGTATCTGTAAATGACCGTTCAGGCGGTGCAAAGAGAGCTGAATCTGCCCGCCTTTGGCCTGCGTTCCAATGCCGTGCTTGATGGCGTTCTCCACCAACAGTTGAATGCCCAGCGGCGGAATAGCGGCGGTTTGCACGTCAGGCGCCACGTTGGCGGTAAACGTAAGTTTGTCCTCGAAATGGATTTTCTCCAGCGCCACGTAATTCTCCAGAAAGGCCAGTTCCTCGCTTACCGGCACTAAATTGTTTTGGTTGTAGCCAATCACGTACCGCATCATGGCAGAGAGGCGCGTAATCATCTCGCGGGCCTTCGTCTGGTCTTCCAACACCAAGGAACGGATGTTGTTCAAACTGTTGAACAGAAAGTGCGGATTCAGCTGAGACCGAATAGCCTGCAATTCAGATTCTTTCAACGATAACTGCAGTTTCCAGGCTTCCACTTCCTTTTCTTTCCAGCGTTTTATGGCCTGGAAGGCGAAGTAAATGGTGGACCAGAACGTGAGCATGACCAAACCGTTGGCAGAGTACATCATCAACATACCGAAGCTGAATTCCCCCAGCGTGAACATGCCCATGGCCAACATGAAAAGGCACACCAATAACTGGCAGATGATGGATGCCACGGTATTATAGGCTAAAATCAGGACCGCCAATTTGCCCACGGGCAAGTGAATCCAATTATATTTATGGTTCAGGTGGCGTTGCAAGTGCGTAAGGCCCAGGAAAATGCCCGTGCCCACAAACTGCACGGCAAACATGCCCGGCTGTTTATTAAAGAACAGGAAACTCATCAGGAGGCCAATGCAAAGGTAAAAGGTCCAGCCAAGTGCTTGGCAGACCCAATACCATTTCTGTTGACGTTGAACGGTCATGTAGGAGAGTAGCGTGATTATTTCTTCAGGAATGCATCCATCTGCGCGAACATCCAGATTGGCTCGTCATACATGATGAAGTGCTTGGCGGTGTCCGCTACTTTTATGTCAGCCGAAGGCAAGTTAGCGAATTGCATCTTAAAGGTGTTGGTGGTCATCTCCCTCGTTACGCCATAATCTTTGTACCCGTACCACGCGCCCAGTACCAATACCGGACTCTTAATGGCAACAATGTCTTTGCGCAAGTCTGAGGTGTACATTTCATACATAGCCTGTCCCGTGGTGGCGTAGTCAGATTTACGGCCCCATTCAATGATTTTCTTGATGTGTATCGAGTCTTTGGCCATGGTGCCCATGCTGGCTTCCTGCTGCTTCTGCGCGATTGGGTTGGGCGTAGCCATTTGCTTTTTCATCTGGTCTGCCATTGGTTTGATGCTCTCAAGCGTAGCCGTGGGGTTCTGGGCTGCGCCGATAAAAGGCAAACCGTCTACCACCACCGTCTTCCCGAACAATTCCGGCGCTTTCACATTCAAGGCCAAGACCAGGTAACCGCCCAGGCTGTGGCCTACCAACACTGGCTTCTTCAATTTGTTTTCCTGCACGTAGGTAATGATTTCGTCCCGAACGGAATTTAAGAAATGGTCTGTTTTTACCGCAGGCTGACCAGCGAAGCCCGGCAAGGTCAAAACATAACACGTGAAGTTTTTCTGGTAATGTTTCACCGTCTCGTCCCACACCTCGCCGGCTGAGTTGAGGCCAGGAATTAGAATCATGGCCGGGCCCTTGCCGGTTTTTACTACTTTAAACGAAGGCGCTTTGGCTTGCACTGTTAATGTAATGAACAACAGCAGCGCGAAGAGGGAGGTTAGTTTTGCTTTCATGGTTTCTTTGGGTTTTAAATAGTTTTTTATGCGATTGATGTTCCAAAGGTGCAGCATGAAAGACCGTTTGCGAAGCGAAATATGATGAACGGTTTCTGGAAATGGTGAACGGCGGCAAGGATGGGTTTTAGAATTTGCAAGAATGCGTTTTTGGCTTCGTTTCTGGAAACGGAGCCGAAAACAGGAGGGTGGTTCCTGTAGGATTTCCGGTTTTCGCGGAGCGAATGAACTGATTGGTTGCATGGGTAGGATATGCGCTCAAGGCCGCGAGGCCTCGTCCTCCAGCTTCGCACTGCTACTTTTCCTGGGCCTGTGGGGCCCTGCCGCTGACGCGGCACCAGAAAACTAGAGGCGCTCAG
This region of Rufibacter sp. LB8 genomic DNA includes:
- a CDS encoding alpha/beta fold hydrolase, whose amino-acid sequence is MKAKLTSLFALLLFITLTVQAKAPSFKVVKTGKGPAMILIPGLNSAGEVWDETVKHYQKNFTCYVLTLPGFAGQPAVKTDHFLNSVRDEIITYVQENKLKKPVLVGHSLGGYLVLALNVKAPELFGKTVVVDGLPFIGAAQNPTATLESIKPMADQMKKQMATPNPIAQKQQEASMGTMAKDSIHIKKIIEWGRKSDYATTGQAMYEMYTSDLRKDIVAIKSPVLVLGAWYGYKDYGVTREMTTNTFKMQFANLPSADIKVADTAKHFIMYDEPIWMFAQMDAFLKK
- a CDS encoding sensor histidine kinase, with product MTVQRQQKWYWVCQALGWTFYLCIGLLMSFLFFNKQPGMFAVQFVGTGIFLGLTHLQRHLNHKYNWIHLPVGKLAVLILAYNTVASIICQLLVCLFMLAMGMFTLGEFSFGMLMMYSANGLVMLTFWSTIYFAFQAIKRWKEKEVEAWKLQLSLKESELQAIRSQLNPHFLFNSLNNIRSLVLEDQTKAREMITRLSAMMRYVIGYNQNNLVPVSEELAFLENYVALEKIHFEDKLTFTANVAPDVQTAAIPPLGIQLLVENAIKHGIGTQAKGGQIQLSLHRLNGHLQIQVENTGTLKPSSAPAGIGLERLLERVAHSMEKPGSFMLTQTSENGVTATLTLPYKEYENLHR
- a CDS encoding NuoM family protein codes for the protein MLTAFLILWPALAALLVLLVKGQGAKKVAFAAALVELVAGIWAWVNFDPNQTSPQFLLHLPWVESAGIAFKVGMDGISLLMVLLTVFLMPLIILASFKNDYEKPSSFFALILFMQTGLIGVFTSLDAFLFYFFWEVALIPIYFIAALWGGANRIKVTFKFFIYTVFGSLFMLAAFVYLYFQTPGTHSSEEVAFYQLVLDSGTQSWLFWFLFIAFAIKMPVFPFHTWQPDTYAEAPAAGTMLLSGIMLKMGVYGVLRWLLPVVPLGVSQWADVALVLSIIGIIYGAIIAIRQQDMKRLVAFSSISHVGLIAAGLFTLNEQGLQGVMIQMLSHGVNVVGLFFIIDIIQRRTGTREIAALGGITQNAPFLTVCFMVLLLGAVALPLTNGFVGEFLLLMGVFRYEAWMGAVAGITIILGAVYMLRMFQRVMFGEKNEITQGFTDLTFTEKAVLVPLVVMVFWIGLAPNTFLKLSEPAVLNLLEVIKR
- a CDS encoding NADH-quinone oxidoreductase subunit N translates to MTSIILLSIFGIVNLFLGFMKSKKALLPIVLVFLLVVLGATVYDWGLNQSFFQNMLTVDNFTVGFTAVMVLSTIFILPFSRRYVVNEEPNLAEYYTLMMFSLVGGIMMVGYENLLMLFLGIEIMSIPMYVLAGSDKRNILSNEAAMKYFLMGSFFTGIILFGMALIYGATGHFDLVDIANVANTLDPNMVPLLLMGILLILIGITFKIGAAPFHFWTPDVYEGTPTLFTGYMSTVVKTAGIAAFYKLMNVAFPAVYDEWFPTVVAITVLTLLVGNIGAVAQTSMKRMLAYSSISHAGYLLMALAAFNDRSENAILFYSLAYSVATIAAFGVLKYVADERGSDDYSAFNGLGKTNPLLAFVMTVSMLSLAGIPLTGGFFGKLFLFSAALEKDMLWLIVVAILMSAVGIYYYFRVIIAMYMKEPAGERVAVDSFATFTLIALVFLTVIMGVVPGLFSNLL
- a CDS encoding DUF2625 domain-containing protein → MKYFLPLLLFMFAFYAQGQAIKKRTLAELVNTQEPGWELVKDWMKVAKNKVEILPKTQANAEAALLQAQVTTRSAMGAIVYETGGILVDHGWLRILGSGSDRMPRSLMAWNKGKSFLQEGQQPTFLLIADDVLGGFFAVNAGGLGKEGIGKVFYFSPDRLEWEYTELGYSEFLQFCFSGNLESFYEGMRWNGWQNEIKDLAGDKGIHCFPYLWTSGGKDINKVSRKPVPMEELWLLYNETQE
- a CDS encoding LytTR family DNA-binding domain-containing protein, with the protein product MKICIVEDSRLARLELKHLLTKFPELELVGEAENAEEGIALIEAQRPDLLFLDIHLPQKNGFELLEALEYTPQVIFTTAYDQYALQAFERNALDYLMKPIEESRLRQAVEKALAKQETAKPTAAPPAQLREEDRVFVKDGERCWFVALKQVRLIESNGNYAFLYFDQERPCILKSLNYLENRLDPKVFFRANRQQIINVHYIEQINPWFSGSIKLLLKGGEEVEVSRRQTQVFKDLMSL